The Verrucomicrobiia bacterium DNA window GACCTGGTGAAAATTGGGGAGGAGACAGGCGATGTGCCGGGCGCCTTGTCGAACATCGCTGATACCTACGAAAGCGAACTGCAAGTCAGCCTTCGTGCCATGACAAACCTCATCGAACCGGTGTTGATCATCCTGATGGCGGTCGTCGTTGGGTTCCTCCTGATCAGCGTGCTTTTACCCATGTTCAAGCTGATCTCCAGCATCAGCGAAAGCGCCGGCCGATGAACCTGCGTCACCATATCGGCACTTCCGTGGCGCAACGGATCGGTGGTCCTTACAAGGCGTTCACTTTGATCGAGATCATGGTGGTCGTCGCGATCATCGGCATGATTATGGCGGCGGGCGTTCCGACGTTCTACAACGCACTGCGGAAGGAAGGCTTTCGCAAAACGGTCAGCGATATCCAGGAGGTGTGTGAGTCTGCGCGACGCCAGGCGATTCTCCAAAGCCGCATGACCGAAGTGGTGTTTCATCCGCAGGAGGGAACCTGTCATGTTGTCGGAGGAGGCACATCTCGCAGTGCGCGGATTGAGGCGGCGCGGATCGAAATGCTGGACATTAACCTGCGGGAATACCGTGATGCTGAGGTTGCTCGGGTCCGCTTTTATCCAAACGGCACAAGCGACGAACTGACCTTGATCCTGCAATCGGACGAGCACCAGTGGAGAAAGATCTCCGTCGAGCTTACGACTGCAATGGTTTCAGTCGACAGCGATCCAAATAAATGGCGATGAATACCGTGACGCATCATTCGGCTTCAAGCGCCGGCACCCGCGCTTTTACGTTGCTCGAGGTGATGATTGCGTCAGGAATTCTCTTCGTCTGTCTCTTCGCCGTGCTTGGACTTCTTGCGAACACATTGCGGAATGCACGCGCACTTCAAAAAGTGAGAGCAGATGCATCGATGCTCGCGGCGCAATTGTCGCTGACGAACAAGCTGACGGAAGGCGTCGATAGTGGGGATTTTCGTGATTTGGGAGACAACTACCGCGACTTGAACTGGCGCACCGAAACATTCCTTGCAGAAACCAACGGGCTTTTTGCGGTCGACCTGAGTGTCTTCCGCCGCAGCGGCAACACGCCGGAATCGCGAATGACAATCCTCCTTTACCG harbors:
- a CDS encoding type II secretion system protein; the encoded protein is MNLRHHIGTSVAQRIGGPYKAFTLIEIMVVVAIIGMIMAAGVPTFYNALRKEGFRKTVSDIQEVCESARRQAILQSRMTEVVFHPQEGTCHVVGGGTSRSARIEAARIEMLDINLREYRDAEVARVRFYPNGTSDELTLILQSDEHQWRKISVELTTAMVSVDSDPNKWR